GGAAAATACATCTTTTTGACGCATCATCATCGTTAAGTCGTCAACGTTAATCATTGTTCGAACTAACGCCTTTCGATCAATCTTCCCTTTTTTCACAACAATTGTTGGCTGACCGTCCAGAATCACACGTAACTTTCCTGACTTCATGCTAATAAATCCAACTAACGACGCCAATGCACACCATAGAACAAGGGCTGTTAGCTCTTTTAAAAAATCGTTCGAACTCAACAACACCATGTTTGCTGAAAGAGATCCAATAGTGATTCCTGTTATATAATTGAAAAAAGTTAAATGACTCAGTTGCTTTTTCCCTAAGAACCTTGTCATCATTAACAATACAAAAAAAGTAATGATCGTTTCCATAATCAATTGAAAATAACTCACATTATCACCCACCACATTCACCTCCTGCTTATTTTTCCAAGAAGAGGTGAATTAATACGGAAGTTTGAGTATAATGATTTCAATTTCTAGATTTGAATTAAATTTGGATATTTTTAAAAGAGTTTGAGTAACAATTTTCCATCTATCACTTATCAAGGTTTAGGTAGCGTATTAAATATTTATGTTAGTGTAATAGAAAGTTTGTGAAAAAAGTACATAAAATATCTTAACGGTTTTGTGGGAAAACTCGATTTTGTTAGGATTGCGGAGGGAACACAAT
The Paenisporosarcina cavernae genome window above contains:
- a CDS encoding YetF domain-containing protein, which translates into the protein MGDNVSYFQLIMETIITFFVLLMMTRFLGKKQLSHLTFFNYITGITIGSLSANMVLLSSNDFLKELTALVLWCALASLVGFISMKSGKLRVILDGQPTIVVKKGKIDRKALVRTMINVDDLTMMMRQKDVFSISEVDYAILEPNGALSILKKPEFQSVVTSDFQLNKPSPNFLPTEIIVDGKIIYQNLKELGLSQEWLTNELMKENVSTIETIIYAELQPNGELIIQQA